In one bacterium genomic region, the following are encoded:
- the accC gene encoding acetyl-CoA carboxylase biotin carboxylase subunit — MSLKTIKKILIANRGEIAVRVIRACRDLGIQTVAVFSDPDRAALHVRRADEAYHLGAAAPKESYLNVEKLLAAAKKSGADAIHPGYGFLSENAGFAKAVKDAGLIFIGPDPDIITKMGSKIGARQIAEAAGVPVVPGIKHPLKDADEALEVAKKIGFPVLLKAAAGGGGKGMRAVREEKELKSAFAMAQNEAISSFKDDAVYIEKLVEGPHHIEVQVFGDQHGNVVHFFERECSVQRRHQKVIEESPSPFITPETRQGVCEMAVKLAKAVGYYNAGTIECLVDHQQNYYFLEMNTRLQVEHPITELVTGVDLVKLQIQVAQGEKLPMKQEDVQQRGHAVEVRVYAEDPFHNFMPAPGLVVDMQYPLGPGIRLDNGIYQGFQVPMDYDPILAKLIAYGADRKEAIQRMQRALSEYRVSGPKTNLYFHRRALEIKDFVEGRYDTHFIDKHMAEILKVPYEETKKALMAAALAKHLEELKSRPVSGGAEAADASPWRVAGRKMGMRN, encoded by the coding sequence ATGAGCCTGAAAACAATCAAGAAAATCCTCATCGCCAACCGCGGCGAAATCGCCGTCCGGGTGATCCGAGCCTGCCGCGACTTGGGCATCCAAACCGTCGCGGTGTTCAGCGATCCCGACCGAGCCGCCCTCCATGTCCGGCGGGCCGACGAGGCCTATCACCTCGGGGCGGCCGCCCCCAAGGAGAGCTATCTCAACGTCGAGAAGCTTCTCGCCGCGGCCAAGAAGTCCGGTGCCGATGCCATTCATCCGGGCTATGGGTTTCTCTCGGAGAATGCCGGCTTCGCCAAAGCGGTGAAGGACGCCGGCTTGATCTTCATCGGCCCCGATCCCGACATCATCACCAAGATGGGCTCGAAGATCGGCGCCCGCCAAATCGCCGAGGCCGCCGGCGTCCCGGTCGTCCCCGGCATCAAGCACCCGCTCAAGGACGCCGACGAAGCGCTGGAAGTCGCCAAGAAGATCGGCTTCCCGGTCCTGCTCAAGGCGGCGGCCGGCGGCGGCGGCAAGGGAATGCGGGCGGTCCGCGAGGAGAAAGAGCTCAAGAGCGCCTTCGCGATGGCCCAGAACGAGGCCATTTCCTCATTCAAAGACGACGCCGTTTACATCGAGAAATTGGTCGAAGGCCCCCACCACATCGAGGTCCAGGTCTTCGGCGACCAGCACGGCAACGTCGTCCACTTCTTCGAGCGCGAGTGCTCGGTCCAGCGCCGCCACCAGAAGGTCATCGAGGAATCGCCCTCGCCCTTCATCACGCCCGAAACCCGCCAGGGCGTCTGCGAGATGGCGGTCAAGCTGGCCAAGGCTGTCGGCTACTACAACGCCGGCACGATCGAGTGCCTGGTCGATCACCAGCAGAATTACTATTTCCTGGAGATGAACACCCGCCTCCAAGTCGAGCATCCGATCACCGAGCTGGTCACCGGCGTCGATTTGGTGAAGCTCCAGATCCAGGTCGCCCAGGGCGAGAAGCTGCCGATGAAGCAGGAAGACGTCCAACAGCGGGGCCATGCCGTCGAAGTCCGGGTCTACGCCGAGGACCCCTTCCACAACTTCATGCCGGCGCCCGGCCTGGTCGTCGACATGCAATATCCCCTCGGACCCGGCATCCGCCTCGACAACGGCATCTACCAAGGCTTCCAGGTCCCGATGGATTACGATCCGATACTGGCCAAGCTGATCGCCTACGGCGCCGACCGGAAGGAGGCCATCCAAAGAATGCAGCGGGCGCTCTCCGAATACCGGGTCAGCGGCCCCAAGACCAACCTTTACTTCCACCGCCGGGCCCTGGAGATCAAAGACTTCGTCGAGGGCCGCTACGACACCCACTTCATCGACAAGCACATGGCCGAGATACTCAAGGTCCCCTACGAGGAAACCAAGAAGGCCCTGATGGCCGCGGCCTTGGCCAAGCACCTCGAGGAGCTGAAGTCGCGCCCGGTTTCGGGCGGCGCCGAGGCCGCCGACGCCTCGCCTTGGCGGGTGGCCGGCCGCAAGATGGGAATGAGGAATTAG
- a CDS encoding biotin/lipoyl-containing protein encodes MAKTYTVLFDGKEFEVEIETLEQGYELKLDGESHRFEPLLAKGSVYSFLIDGTEVLEADVSFRQDKAELNLSNVPYHLEVFDPRRRAVSQSEAAGGHGLISAPMPGKIVEVKVKAGDAVSKGQALVVIEAMKMQNELTAAIDGVVKEVAVQPGAAVESGQKLVLVEAAAG; translated from the coding sequence ATGGCGAAGACCTACACCGTTTTATTCGATGGCAAGGAGTTCGAGGTCGAGATTGAAACCCTCGAGCAAGGCTACGAGCTCAAGCTGGACGGCGAAAGCCACCGCTTCGAGCCCCTGCTGGCCAAAGGCTCGGTCTATTCTTTCCTGATCGACGGCACCGAGGTCCTCGAGGCCGACGTCAGCTTCCGCCAAGACAAGGCCGAGCTGAACCTGAGCAATGTCCCCTACCATCTGGAGGTGTTCGACCCCCGCCGCCGGGCCGTCTCGCAGAGCGAGGCCGCCGGCGGTCACGGCCTGATCAGCGCCCCGATGCCCGGCAAGATCGTCGAAGTGAAGGTGAAAGCCGGCGACGCCGTCAGCAAGGGCCAAGCCTTGGTCGTCATCGAAGCCATGAAGATGCAGAACGAGCTGACCGCCGCCATCGACGGCGTCGTCAAGGAAGTCGCGGTCCAGCCCGGCGCGGCCGTCGAATCGGGCCAGAAGCTGGTCTTGGTCGAAGCCGCCGCCGGCTAA
- a CDS encoding DUF1302 family protein: MPPSSLKVLAILIGTFWASRLPAQEATPPPDPSSFRFEYSGELRQETAFRYASPANFSKIRQFAKADVKFTFNEHLKMKIGGRGWYDAVYDVTDQYPEDVRVNMRKELTIRDAYLDITASKVKIRLGNQQIVWGEALGQFFADVVTPKDLREFFLPSFEFIRIPIWALDLRYDFLPGWTLEAVLTPDMSVDKLAPQGADFAFFIPPPPPGFNQVLLSDDKPETDFKHWNGGLRFSYLVKGWDLAWFYYTSPDHVPALFKTVTAGPGGTPTIVLDPKHKRIQNIASTFNKSIGDAAVLRGEFVYAIGRYFNAENINVNQGVVRRDQFRYVVGFDYTFHGFDMNAEFQQQAILGSTRNVADDILDTWIFLRFERGFLDEKLIAELIFIVGLEAGDTELSPRLHYRVSPSITLTWGTDVFSGPQDTLYGEFDHSDRVFMNTSWKF, from the coding sequence GCGAATTGCGGCAGGAAACCGCCTTTCGCTACGCTTCACCGGCCAACTTCAGCAAGATCCGCCAATTCGCCAAGGCCGACGTCAAGTTCACCTTCAACGAGCACCTGAAGATGAAGATCGGCGGCCGCGGCTGGTACGACGCGGTCTACGATGTGACCGACCAGTATCCCGAAGATGTCCGCGTCAACATGCGGAAGGAGCTGACGATCCGCGACGCCTATCTCGACATCACGGCTTCCAAGGTCAAGATCCGGCTCGGGAACCAGCAGATCGTCTGGGGCGAGGCCTTGGGCCAATTCTTCGCCGACGTCGTGACGCCCAAGGACTTGCGGGAATTCTTCCTGCCGAGCTTCGAGTTCATCCGGATCCCGATCTGGGCCCTGGACCTGCGTTATGACTTCCTGCCCGGTTGGACCTTGGAGGCGGTCCTCACGCCCGACATGAGCGTCGATAAGCTCGCGCCTCAGGGAGCCGACTTCGCTTTCTTCATTCCGCCGCCGCCGCCGGGCTTCAACCAGGTGCTGCTTTCCGACGACAAGCCCGAGACCGATTTCAAGCATTGGAACGGCGGCCTGCGCTTTTCCTATTTGGTGAAGGGCTGGGACTTGGCTTGGTTCTATTACACCAGCCCCGACCACGTGCCGGCCTTGTTCAAGACGGTCACGGCCGGGCCCGGCGGAACTCCGACCATTGTGCTCGATCCCAAGCACAAGCGGATTCAGAACATCGCGTCGACCTTCAATAAAAGCATCGGCGACGCCGCGGTCCTCCGCGGTGAATTCGTCTATGCCATCGGCCGCTATTTCAATGCCGAAAACATCAACGTCAATCAAGGAGTGGTCCGGCGCGACCAATTCCGCTACGTGGTGGGTTTCGATTACACTTTCCATGGCTTCGACATGAATGCCGAATTCCAGCAGCAGGCCATCCTGGGTTCGACTCGCAACGTCGCCGACGACATCCTCGACACCTGGATCTTTCTTCGCTTCGAACGGGGTTTCCTGGATGAGAAGTTGATCGCCGAGCTGATCTTCATCGTGGGCTTGGAGGCCGGCGACACCGAGCTCAGCCCCCGGCTCCACTACCGCGTCAGCCCGTCGATCACCCTGACTTGGGGAACCGACGTCTTCAGCGGGCCCCAGGACACGCTTTACGGCGAGTTCGACCACAGCGACCGGGTTTTCATGAACACTAGCTGGAAATTTTAG